In Acidobacteriota bacterium, a single window of DNA contains:
- a CDS encoding phytoene/squalene synthase family protein produces the protein MGARRPVWAWEACYGILPKVSRTFALSIAQLKEPLKGSVCVSYLLCRILDTVEDAPGLTAAERWSLMEPVVFHLKDIRPCPAGWGDAAARRLEGLASSSDRELLGSAPAVLEAFGSCGEEDRLAMARWVTEMGKGMVAWSERMGEGPGALKRLPSMAALDRYCYYIAGTVGYLLTDLYYIHSPHVDRALFFRLQADAEEFGLGLQKVNIVKDLAEDYERGWCFIPQDALAAAGVTEADFSRPDRHEAVYRGVLPVLRTAAAHLARAWTYLSIFPLEEKEIRFFLATSLFFALETLALVAEKPSRLTAPDKLKISRAKVAALAAELRLKISRPEALAALYEERSSPLRVFGT, from the coding sequence ATGGGCGCGAGAAGACCGGTTTGGGCCTGGGAGGCCTGCTACGGGATCCTGCCGAAAGTCTCGCGGACCTTCGCCCTGTCCATCGCCCAGTTGAAGGAGCCCCTCAAGGGCTCCGTCTGCGTTTCCTACCTGCTCTGCCGGATCCTCGACACGGTGGAGGACGCCCCCGGGCTGACCGCCGCCGAACGGTGGAGCCTCATGGAGCCGGTTGTCTTCCATCTCAAGGACATCCGGCCCTGCCCGGCCGGATGGGGCGATGCCGCCGCCCGCCGCCTGGAAGGGCTGGCCTCCTCGTCCGACCGGGAGCTTCTGGGGAGCGCACCCGCCGTTCTCGAGGCCTTCGGCTCCTGCGGCGAGGAGGACCGTCTGGCCATGGCGCGGTGGGTGACTGAAATGGGAAAGGGCATGGTGGCCTGGAGCGAGCGCATGGGCGAGGGCCCCGGCGCCCTAAAACGCCTGCCCTCCATGGCGGCCCTGGACCGTTACTGTTATTACATCGCCGGGACCGTGGGGTACCTCCTCACGGACCTGTACTACATCCACTCGCCCCATGTGGATCGGGCCCTCTTCTTTCGCCTTCAGGCGGATGCGGAGGAGTTCGGGCTTGGGCTCCAGAAGGTCAACATCGTGAAGGACCTGGCGGAGGACTACGAACGGGGCTGGTGCTTCATCCCGCAGGACGCCCTCGCCGCGGCGGGGGTCACCGAAGCGGATTTTTCCAGACCGGACCGCCACGAGGCCGTCTACAGAGGGGTCCTTCCCGTCCTGCGGACGGCGGCGGCACACCTGGCTCGCGCGTGGACCTACCTGTCCATCTTTCCCTTGGAGGAGAAGGAGATCCGCTTTTTCCTCGCCACCAGCCTCTTCTTCGCCCTGGAGACCCTGGCCCTGGTGGCGGAAAAGCCCTCCCGGCTGACGGCGCCGGACAAGCTCAAGATCTCGAGGGCCAAGGTGGCCGCCCTCGCCGCCGAACTCCGGCTGAAGATCTCCCGCCCGGAGGCTCTGGCGGCGCTCTACGAGGAAAGATCCTCTCCCCTGAGGGTCTTCGGGACCTGA
- a CDS encoding right-handed parallel beta-helix repeat-containing protein — MAMCLLGTAARAADWFVTPSGSGGGSQGSPCSLQTALNSAGGGDVLYLAGGTYMGDMSGNVALISHSLSLLGGWDGAASGTPVRDPGAHPSILDGEGVRRCIVVNTGLSVVLDGLTVQNGYVEGEGGGVYAYGSNLTVQNCRFESNYAFITGSTNAYGGGIRLVNGNLTARDSFFLFNDAYCNGCSAPRGGGISVSSQGSVVIEDCEFQGNDSWLGGGLDVYSTGGGSLLIEDSLFLQNGLSTSVGIGTTGYAGGVYMAGVPATLTGCVFRENEAGNDAGAIRAVGGGLTFTVDRCWFLDNEGYSAPGIQVLSGTLVLTNSVLARNRSGWFPQAAVNLLSNSEALLDHVTFSENRNENGGYAVETEGESTASLENVIVAGHSVGLFANSMTTITADGVLWGTGAWANDAETGGSGTVTVGSTTVSGDPAFLDPANGDYHIGSSSAAVDHGIDSGVHHDIDGNPRPIGATVDLGADEYAPPPVVTSILKKVNPFRFIVNGSNLQEGIRVYINGVEWNNLTRKSAAKVVLKGGAALKAALPKNTAATLRFVNPDGGEATLNWQWP, encoded by the coding sequence ATGGCGATGTGCCTGCTGGGAACGGCGGCGAGGGCGGCGGATTGGTTCGTGACGCCCTCGGGCAGCGGCGGAGGCTCTCAGGGCAGCCCCTGTTCCCTGCAAACGGCGTTGAATTCGGCCGGGGGGGGTGACGTCCTCTACCTCGCCGGGGGAACCTATATGGGCGACATGAGCGGGAACGTGGCCCTGATCTCCCACTCCCTCTCCTTGCTCGGGGGGTGGGACGGGGCCGCCTCGGGCACCCCCGTTCGGGATCCAGGGGCCCATCCCTCCATCCTGGACGGCGAGGGCGTCCGGAGGTGTATCGTCGTGAACACGGGCCTGTCCGTCGTCCTCGACGGCCTCACGGTGCAGAACGGGTACGTGGAGGGCGAAGGGGGCGGCGTTTACGCGTACGGTTCGAACCTCACCGTCCAGAACTGCCGCTTCGAGAGCAACTACGCCTTCATCACGGGCTCGACCAACGCTTACGGCGGCGGCATTCGCCTCGTCAACGGCAACCTGACGGCGAGGGACAGCTTTTTTCTCTTCAACGACGCGTACTGCAACGGGTGCAGCGCCCCCCGGGGAGGCGGCATCTCGGTGTCGAGCCAGGGAAGCGTCGTGATCGAAGACTGCGAATTCCAGGGAAACGACTCCTGGCTGGGCGGCGGGCTGGACGTGTACAGCACAGGCGGGGGCTCGCTCCTCATCGAGGATTCGCTCTTCCTTCAGAATGGTCTGAGCACCAGCGTGGGGATCGGCACCACCGGATACGCGGGCGGTGTGTACATGGCGGGAGTCCCGGCCACCCTGACGGGCTGCGTCTTTCGGGAGAACGAGGCCGGCAACGACGCGGGCGCCATACGGGCCGTGGGCGGCGGGCTCACCTTCACCGTGGATCGCTGTTGGTTCCTGGACAACGAAGGGTACTCCGCCCCCGGAATCCAGGTCCTCTCGGGCACCCTGGTGCTGACGAACTCGGTCCTGGCGCGGAACCGGTCCGGGTGGTTTCCCCAGGCCGCCGTGAACCTGCTCAGCAACTCCGAGGCCCTTCTGGACCACGTGACCTTCTCCGAGAACCGAAACGAAAACGGAGGCTACGCCGTGGAGACGGAAGGGGAATCCACGGCATCCCTCGAGAACGTGATCGTGGCGGGCCATTCGGTGGGCCTGTTCGCCAACTCGATGACCACCATCACGGCCGACGGAGTCCTGTGGGGGACCGGCGCATGGGCCAACGACGCCGAGACCGGCGGGAGCGGCACGGTCACGGTGGGCTCCACCACCGTCTCGGGGGACCCGGCCTTCTTGGACCCTGCGAACGGCGACTATCACATCGGCTCGTCGTCGGCGGCGGTGGACCACGGCATCGATTCGGGGGTCCACCACGACATCGACGGGAATCCCCGCCCCATCGGCGCCACCGTGGACCTGGGCGCGGACGAATACGCGCCGCCGCCGGTCGTCACGAGCATCCTCAAGAAGGTCAACCCCTTTCGCTTCATCGTGAACGGCAGCAACCTCCAGGAGGGAATCCGGGTCTACATCAACGGCGTGGAGTGGAACAACCTCACGCGCAAGAGCGCCGCCAAGGTCGTTCTGAAGGGGGGCGCGGCCCTCAAGGCGGCTTTGCCGAAGAACACGGCGGCCACCCTCCGCTTCGTCAACCCCGACGGGGGCGAGGCGACCCTCAACTGGCAGTGGCCGTGA